Genomic DNA from Lactuca sativa cultivar Salinas chromosome 8, Lsat_Salinas_v11, whole genome shotgun sequence:
CCAGAAACTTTTAGGCTAACCTTCTAATAGAAATAAAAACCTAAAATTGCCAAATTGCCCTTGACTGCCATATATGCTATTTAGTTTCCCTTTTTCCCCCCTTCTGAAATACTTAGACTTAAATCTAAAGTATAGCAAAATTTCAATTCCCCTGCAATCCTGTGTTTTATTGCAAATGAAGTATGGAATTCAGTCCCATCATAATTCACAACATCCTTTGATCAATGCATTTGAGCATTCCATCCAAAAACCTTGGAATTCAATTCCAAAATTTGTTTCTTGCTAAATTACTTAACTAATTCTACAAATAAGGTTGAGAGGGGTAATATTGAAAACATGATGAGAGTTTCAAGTATACTTTCTTAAGAGAGTTAACAAAAAAAATTCCAGGTGTACTTTTCAAGTGATTTTTTATCTAACTATTGTAAAAATAGGTCTAAATGTATTATGAGAGTTTGAAAAGGAATGAAAAACATGGCCATGATCCAATTAAGATTTCTTAAAGTATTCctaaaattattttcttttttatttatggGCTCTTTTTGACATAAACATAGTCTGATCCTTTATTTATACAAACCACGTTCTCTTGGGTGTGCCAGTCAACTTAGTACATATGATTGGCATTGCCATTCCTCTATTcacttttttgtttttgtaccatTAAGTAATTGTAAAATGACAATTTCCTTTTTTTGACACTTTATCATATATGTAGGACTGGTTAAAGAGTACCAACCAGGCTTGTCAAATTTATCAAGTTACTTTAATTTATTCAAGTATTTAAATGTAGCCTATTAAAGAAGATTAGTGTATTTCTTTTGGAAGTTTTCATCTTGCCAGTTAGCATAAGAACAAATATTTGGACCATTACTTGAATGTATGAATATagatgaaaaaaaaatctttcacATGTATTCAATGAAAGTTAAAAATGGTGATTCCGATTATGATTTTTGATTTAAAGTTCTACAATTTTGGGTAGATCCTCGATTATACATTGAAACATTTGTGTTGGGAACTCAAAACAAGAAATTGGGAATTGTTCCCTGTTAGCAGATCCTAGGAGTGTTCACTTAACATCATGATTAATGTATTTTCCATTATTTATTCattaaaattacttgtatgatCAAATGTTTTTGTTAAATATGCTCCAGCGACTCATGTTTGGAGGTGCAAGCTTCATGTGATCGGTGGTGACAAGGAAAATCGATATACACCAGAACAAGTCATACTGGAATAAGAAAGCTTTAGATAAAACATGGATGGATGAAGTGCTAATACCGCATATATGGATGTATCTACATAGATAAGTTGCGTTGACTCAATTGTGTGTAAATAATAAGGGTTACATCCAAACAACCAAAACAAATTTAACTGGGAATGTATGTTTAACTATAAATTACAAACAAATGGTTGATTTCAGAAAGTGGAAAACAATATATGTTTTGTTGTAGGTTAAATCACTAAGAAAGGACAAATTTCTTAGTATGGTTATCAATTCATGAGGATGTTATGCCACAATGAGCCAAAAGATTTCATATCTTAGTTCCATTTCAAGTATTAATCTTTTGGAGTTTAATTGAATTGAGTTTGGAGTCTTGGGGTGTTGACCGACTTTTTGGCGGTGTTAAACATCCATCATGCGTGACCATGTCATTTAAGTGGCTTCGCGGACAGGTGCTAGCCATGGTGTTATAACACTCGTTCTCACTTTAcgagataaaaataaataaaacgttGTTTATAAAAATGAAAGTGAAAATACATTGCGTTTTAGCCAACGTGGCCAACATGAAAGTTGCAGTGGTGTTCAAGAtgaatgtgtggatataaagaacatcggaaacggagttcgtatgaaaaagttatgatttttataagttttgcataattaaatatatatatatatatatatatatatatatatatatatatatatatatatatatatatatatatatatatatatatatagtgcgaGAATAGTGAACCGAGGCGTGGTGCATTTAATGAACTAACTCCACAGCCTGACATTACATGCACACGAGGGAGAAGATTGCTCGAGCAGAGGGCGCAATGCAGCCAAGACTTCACCATGGTGTGGCGATGCATTTCCATACCTATAAAATCAGGGTCAGCCTCCTCATTTCTTTGCACCATTCTCTCTTCTTGAGTCTctatctccctctctctctctctatctatctatctctctttcCCTCGATAATTTCGGTCTCTTGTGATTCGACTTCTTGTTATATATTATCCTTAGTGAAGCATTGGATGTTTTGGAAGGATTCTTGGGAGAAGGATCAAGCGCCGAAGTTCTTCTTTTTGCTATTAGATTTCGTCAATCGGGTAAGTTACACTTTTGCTTAAGTTGTAGAAGAATGTAAGAACCTTTGAGACACTAACAATAATCGAACTTGACTTCTAGATACTCGTCTTGGTGATGAAACTCTTAAGCTTGAAGATAAAACCAACTTCTATCTTCAAGAGAGCAAAAGATACAAGTAATCAACTTCTTCAAACTTTGCAAGAGAATGAGAGACTAAGAGCTAGAGAGTAGATTTTCGACaattaaaaattacaaaaaaatgaaaGCCCTCTCACTTAATGCATAAAGTGAAGTCCTTAACCTTTAGTTCCTTGCACTTTTAGATACTCATGTCCCTGTTGCTTCATACATGTTTTCTTAGGCTTAAGGATTTTGAATAAACAAATGAACAAGCCATTTCTTTCCCCCCTCCTTGCAACCTATGActccaaaaaagaaaaagaaagccaaagttgttaattaattttataaactatctttataaaatataagtattaacaTTTAGGTAAAATACAAAAGAACTTATCTAGTCCAAAATATTGTGCATGACTATTTAATTCATACAATATGGAATAATGTGTTACTTGTACtttgtaaaataattatttccatgaaataaatattttccaatttattataagagtttatgaatatttattaaaatcaatttctaataaataatcaattgtatcatattgttagtgtgacccttaggataatatgttatttaaaaatatcattttaatatgactcttgaacatcctagatctttcaatctcccacttgcacaagactcacattagattgatatagacagtggtgaacatCTAGCAACATTTTACTGCCCCTAACAACATACgactttgtgccattctatcaGCGCCCAATTCCCCATAAGCTCAAAGCTGCAATTGGTGTATAATGTAagttatcagttatccctttgttatagacatcatgttgaacatgagatatagATCACAGTTAATCTCATTAGGTGTTAAAATTTTGGTAAggtgccttagatgtctaactctcaatacATAAGAGGAATAAATCATATCTTGattacataagcctcttgcatagttcataTCATACCTGAAAATAGCTTTTATAATTATCCAGTTAAGGACCAAAATTTGACCATATCTAAGCACAACACTCCCTACACTCAAGTCCCATTGTGTATCTCAGGTGCTacggatacaaagatagtaccttttaatcaagtatcactcaTGGTAGCGATCCATGAGGTGATCTTCATGCAGTTCAGTTCAATACTAGTTATCTAAAAAGTACCTATGAAtattggttacaaccacttgcctacttttATCTGGTGAAATTCAACCAATGCagctcatattagtcttacttcataattgctcctACAATTATAACTGACTATGatcttttagaataataagattatttatgaATTAAATATGTTAAtgtagaacacaacaagtattaatgtgattATCATATCCCAATATATGAAAAAACACTTTATAATAGTTATTATtgtaatgttccaatatccaaatcaaaatcccatttctagaataacaaaatcataaagttgaagtgtgaccattcgtacttagctcaaaagaagaacttTCTCAATGGGTTTGAccaaatttaatttgtgtgaattctgtaaatactatcatctccatatttaATTTTACTCTGAGTATATTTAAATatcttagagaatatgattagttttctttcgtgacatagagtctcttagtTTGATTAGgtatactctcgaagtcacaaagatttatatgtgatccttgaatggcagaaatcaacatagtttcTCAATGAACTCATTCAACCAATCATATTTGATTTCAAACTCTAAAGTAgaagtgtattcttattttgtagttgATTGTGTCATTATattttgcttggacctcattccaacaaaacttattcttcattccataatgaattcaaaattcaattataatttataatatctATCAGTTTTGAAGTTATAATCCTATGTAACTCTTTACATAAAGATTTTATTCTAAAGTAATTATCTCGTGTACATTCTCTTTGTTcttaagtactcttagaatgttccCATAGTCATCCAGTGACTTACCCACATTTCCAGTTGGTATCTTATGATATGCTCACAACATGATCATATACCAGATCTTATGCATAATATGGTATAAATGATAATTTTATTTGTCAAGAAAATATaatacaaatcattttatctagCTCAAATCTATGAGCTAGGTCCTTTTTGAGGCTAGCTCAAACTTAGTGTTTGTGACAATGTCAAGATTCCTCCAAAGGAATTTTATATCTTGATCTCTTTCAAGATATATTGTTAATATATGCATAAAGATATAGAACTTTTAACATTCATCTTTTGTCTatctatagattttacattccgagaatgtatcttgtcattcctaagtctttcatcaTAGAAACACATTCTGAGACAAGGTGAAAAAACTTTGACATGATCGTAATGTTAGTTctcatgattaagtatgtctcattcatacaagattaggaatatcactatgctcccactaatTCTTAGTAAACACGCATGTTCtctttattttgaaataaaagtACACCTTgtattttcatattaaaatgaCGATTCCAACCTTGAAATGCTTGCTTTATATAcacaagtggatctcaagctttatacattttgttaggataacatggattaaaaAAACCTCCAGACTAAGCTATATAGACATCTTCAAGTAAgtgtctattaagaaaagcggtATTTCTTAAAATCTAATTGCTATATGTCATATTTAGAATATACAATTATAGTAattaatatccttgttgatctaatgATAACCCTTCTATCTCAGGTCTACTTTTTAAACGTCATGATTGATATTCTAAACACTTTGATCACTTAACATTCCTtctaataattttatttattttcttgattgggttaattttttttaattagatttaatgataaatattattttaaaaaaaatattttcactAAAAACAGCAAAACTCTTGCATCTATTTTGAGGATGTTACATAAAATCAAATTCAAAACCTCAATCTGACTCATAGTTCACTAAATAATTTTAGGCTTTTGAATATCAAAAACCCTAGGTCGTTCAATTTAAGAAGACAATTAGATTCATATCTTTAAAGCCATAGTTTGATTATTTAGATGTTAATTCTCTAAGATATCATCACACATGCTTCAATTATCTCTTAAGCCTTAAAAAATTGCTATCTTCTCCCACTATAACTCTCAAATCCATTTTTATGATGAACGAGGGAAAAtgctttagatttgatatttggCTACTTAACATTTTTATCCCTTCAAATCATTTATTTTCTTATTTGATCACAAGGTGTTCCCATCTATTATAAGTTACACATCCACTCATTTGATAAAACTAATTAATTATCTTATCAAATTGGTCCTTAGAGAGGAGGGAGTCATTCCCTCCCAACCCACTGTCGCATCACtttctcttttttatttttcttcatctttccgaaCCCACAACACACGGAAACCATATCTTTTTGAACCCACTCAACATACTcaattaaaaaacatatataaaacaatcaaaggtaaaatcttaattagcaatagagttaTCGGTGATACCACTCCCGCTTCAACGAGTGGGTTGATGGGTTTCACTAACCCACTTTAtcatctctctctactttctctttcttatttttctcttgtaccatgtgttttaaaacttgtactttagttgttttgtattttttttaattgagtgggttgagtGAGTTCAGAAAGATAGGGTTTCCGTGTGTTGTGGGTTGGGAAAtatgaagaaaaataaaagagaaaaaatgaTGTGACAGTGGGTTCAATGGGTTGGGAGGGAATGACTCCCCCCTCCCTTATAAAGTTTATCTAGGTCAAATATGGTCTTTCCCTAAAATAACAAAGTTAACCCTAATTTTCTATCTTATGATTGTaaagaaaacaaaacaaaatcaaaggAGGACTATTATGAAGCAAAGTTTAAGAGAATAGTAGCCTCACAAAAGAAGAAAATTTGTGGGTCAGAGATATTGTtgattaaaaaagaaaattcagAGGATGAAGCTGCCTCTTCTTCTGTTGATGACTAAATGCTAATTTGTGTGTGATGGAAAGAAGTGAAGAATCGAGTACTAGCAACTTGAGTGCGTTTTAAGCTTGACTTTGTCCAATCTATCAAGGATTTCTTAGCTTCAAACTTGGATCCTTTTTCTATGCATCAAGTTTCAAAAATTGTTAAATACTTTGATGATGAGAAAACTAAGATGTTTGATTACTTGTGTATTGATCctcaaaaatctcattggaaTAATGTTAAAATACATAAGGAATATAATCAATTGCTATGAAACTTTAACAACACCACAACTCATCGATAAAATATAAGGACTAAACTAGCAAACCAAGTATCCCTAAATGAAACTCTCATATGTGAAAAGAAGACGTTTTTAATGAGTTTAATAACAATGAAAACATCATTAAGAACTAGAGTTTCGATCATTAATTATCAGATTCCATATTTAGCTAATAACATCATTGATGAATGCTTTCATGAGTCATCAAATAATATTAGATTTAATCAAAGTGCCAAATTTTCAAACTTTTGAGTTAATCATTCAAAATTACTATGAATTATTTGTTGGATGTAAATAAAATAATTCTAAACTTCAAGAAGTTTTCGTGAAGTACTATTGTAACCTAAAGATTTATTCGTTCCCCAATTTCTCACTTTTTTAACCTAAAGATTATGATTTTCAATTTAATATAGTTCTTGTTTTGCCCTATTTGATTTGTTGAATGAAAAAGTTACACTACAAGTTAATTTTGATCAAACGTTATAGGATCAATACAAGAATAATGAAGGTTGTAACAAAAACAAGTAACACTCATAAGAGAAACAACACCAAACAATTATCTTGTAGAAAatctcaacttttgaatttcgttttatgtaaaaaaaaaaaaaccctaagaaAACGTATTACCATTTCTCATGGTTGAAAATCGAAGAGTTACAAGCAAAAGATAAAAGATAACATGGCCAAAATGCCACACTAATTCATCATCAAGAATTATTCAAAACACAAAATCACTACAACTCCTTTTAGTGGTGTGCCTTCGCTGCAGCTTTTCTTTGCGAATTTGCCTTTGACTGTAAAATTATTTGCACAAAAAATAGTTAATAACAAATCATAGTCCACAGCTGTAGTACTTACTGTGTTTGACATGCATTGGACTGTAACTGATGTGATGTGACTCGGACTCATGTATAAAAGTAACAAttttttgtaacacccaaagagGTGGAAGAGAGGTTTTgtttgaaaatacattttttttaaaagaaatggaATATGCCATGAGTTATATTTATAAGTTAAATTTAAAATTCTTAAATTTTAGATAATCTTTATACATAGaaaggggtattttggtcttttaaagGATTGCAATGGAAATTAAATTCCATCCATTCGACAAAGACAAACCAAATGTGCCCTAAATTTGAGTAAATAAAAACATCTTTGGGCATCAAAGAGTTGAAATctatataaattattaaaataaagttATAGATGTTAAATTTAAAGGATAGTGACTTAAAAAGGTAATCTATTTTTCGATTTATATACATTTGGTCCCTGAATTTTTTTCTGTCCACATTTGTCCGTTCAACTTGTTTAACTGTATACATTAAGTCCTTACGACCGGCTACTCCAGCTAAGCCGAAAAAATTCACTTAATAGAGAAATATATTtgtcactttgtacacatttagtccttaatatttttgtgcaCATttggtccttaatatttttttttttgcaaaataagtcCCTTTTGTTTATCGAGAGAAAAACTTAAAGAAACTGTTCATAagttcataagtactgaatgtgtAAAAAAAACAATGGCTTATTttgcaataaaataatattaaagactaaatatgtacaaaatgaCAAATATATTTCTCTATTAAGTGAATTTTTTAGGCTTAACTGAAatagccggtcataaggacttAATGTGTACAGTTAAACAAGTTGAAGGGGCAATTGTGGccgaaaaaaaactcagtgaccaaatatatacaaatcaaaaaatatattacccttttaaatcATTATCCCTAAACTTAAAGAGTAAAAAGTGATGTAGAACCTGAAGGTATTTAAGCTTCAAGCTTCCATACACTAGTCCAACAGAAAAGGCAGATACACGAGCCACCTACAAGTAAAAGATCCAGAATTCATAAAAACCTCTTAATGTAAAAAGAAATCTTCAAACTATAGAGCATGGAAACAATCACAAAACACCTATGTGCAATTTTAGGGATGATAGAATGAGGTAATGTAAAAGCGAAAGATCTCTCAATTTGAAGAATAGTTGTTGACATTTAGAACGATTACATTTCGCCCTCTTTCTCTATTTTCAATTAGTTGATTTGAAAAAAGTGGAGGAACCCATGGTGGAATAAGAACAATTTCACCCTCTTTCTCTATTTTCTAACTATGTGAATCAGAGAAAAATCCTCCACCCAAAAATCTAGCTTCGAGTTGTAACTGGTAAGCGATTTCAATCTTTATCATAGAAATGACTAGTAAACAGGAAACTCTATAACACTAAACCCACAATTATCAATCGAAGAATTAATCAACCAAATTGTAACTTTTCACTTGCATATCGCATAAATTACATCTATCAAGCGACAGGCGATAAGATCGATCGTTTTGTacggaaaaaaaaaaagaagcatTTTATGCATCGAATCGATGAAAGTGAGATAGATGAGATTGTTACCAGAGCGAGCGTGCTGGTACCGGAGTAAGGACCGGGAGGTGGCGCCATCGGAGAAATGTGTAGAATCTGTTGACCGGCGAAATTGGAAGAAGAGCGCAACCTTTCTCTAGATCTGGTATTATAAAGCCCTAGGATTTGGTAGAGTCGACTCAAGGGGTTTGGTT
This window encodes:
- the LOC111903732 gene encoding uncharacterized protein LOC111903732 codes for the protein MAPPPGPYSGTSTLALVARVSAFSVGLVYGSLKLKYLQSKANSQRKAAAKAHH